One window from the genome of Magnolia sinica isolate HGM2019 chromosome 4, MsV1, whole genome shotgun sequence encodes:
- the LOC131242581 gene encoding pathogen-related protein-like, producing MASSLTPSETVVGDKYRYHIYGEGEKNTIWKYGAPPNYDVVNKLFEEGRTKEWPKGSLEEKVQNFVKTWEMEIFHKIRVEDFKTINPHKYTLSLNGRPSLSLEGLIKLGGYNVLLQTALPENLRGYDPTVETSESSHKAFTTTFPRGFALEIVHVYSGPPVIVYKFRHWAFMEGPFKGHAPTGEMIQFHGVGIFQVDEAMKLEKVEFFYDSGELLGGLLNGPAVATDASEASGNSTLGCPFLDKKF from the exons atggcTTCCTCCTTAACTCCTAGTGAAACAGTTGTGGGTGATAAGTACAGGTATCATATATATGGAGAGGGAGAAAAGAACACCATCTGGAAATATGGTGCCCCTCCTAACTATGATGTTGTCAACAAACTGTTTGAAGAAGGCAGAACAAAg GAATGGCCAAAGGGGTCACTGGAAGAAAAGGTGCAGAACTTTGTGAAGACATGGGAAATGGAGATTTTCCATAAGATACGTGTGGAGGACTTCAAAACCATCAATCCCCATAAATATACTCTCAGCCTCAATG GAAGGCCTAGTTTATCACTGGAAGGTCTTATTAAACTTGGAGGTTACAATGTGCTGTTGCAAACTGCACTGCCTGAGAACCTGCGTGGCTATGATCCGACCGTTGAAACGTCGGAATCTTCTCATAAGGCATTCACAACGACATTCCCCCGTGGGTTTGCCTTGGAGATTGTTCATGTGTATTCAGGCCCACCTGTGATTGTCTACAAGTTCAGGCACTGGGCTTTCATGGAGGGTCCTTTCAAAGGTCATGCACCTACAGGAGAGATGATACAATTTCATGGTGTGGGCATTTTTCAG GTTGATGAAGCGATGAAGCTAGAGAAGGTGGAGTTCTTCTATGATTCAGGTGAATTGCTTGGAGGTCTGCTCAATGGTCCTGCTGTTGCTACAGATGCTTCCGAAGCTTCTGGAAATTCAACTCTCGGTTGCCCCTTCTTGGACAAAAAATTCTAA
- the LOC131244048 gene encoding uncharacterized protein LOC131244048, protein MAKIRRTAQNESTEVVVTGPLALEGPPGTNGSQRAQNQPKNQQDRRRQSRPLVEGTADSDEPWKADVQDFRREVREEITDMKQGHDAHSTRPEAKTSPFVEEIMQARLPERFRLPQITPFTGKTDPTGHIESFRTYMELHDASDAVMCRAFSLTLTDVSRLWFKQLKPKCISSFTKLSDAFLTNFISEKKKLKPPAHLNNIVQKEGELLRDYIKRFNFESLQVRKHSDKTALNSIMQGVRDKLFLASLDKNPPTTLAKFMARLNKYADVEETRMMREAAQNAKVLVKELAKKEVDSTSKKKRKDDQTRDECKSGKRPDCKFSMYTPLNKPQEQILMEIKGEGFVNWPDRL, encoded by the exons ATGGCGAAAATCAGAAGAACTGCTCAAAACGAGTCTACTGAGGTCGTCGTTACTGGACCGCTTGCACTTGAAGGTCCGCCGGGTACGAACGGATCTCAAAGGGCACAGAACCAACCCAAAAACCAACAAG ATCGAAGGAGGCAAAGCAGGCCTCTGGTTGAGGGTACAGCCGATAGcgacgaaccttggaaagccgacgtCCAGGACTTCAggagagaagtgcgggaagagattaCTGACATGAAGCAAGGCCATGATGCACATTCAACCAGGCCTGAGGCAAAAACATCTCCGTTCGTAGAAGAGATAATGCAAGCTCGGCTACCGGAACGATTTCGTCTTCCGCAAATTACGCCATTTACCGGCAAGACTGATCCTACCGGGCACATCGAATCCTTTAGAACTTATATGGAGctgcacgatgcctcggatgctgtGATGTGTCGAGCTTTCTCCCTTACTTTGACCGATGTATCTCGGCTTTGGTTCaagcagttgaaaccaaagtgCATCAGCTCGTTCACGAAACTCAGTGATGCCTTTCTCACCAATTTCATTAGCGAAAAGAAAAAGTTGAAGCCACCTGCACACCTGAACAACATAGTGCAAAAAGAGGGAGAGCTGCTGAGAGACTATATCAAACGCTTTAACTTCGAATCGCtccaggttcgaaaacattcagacaAAACAGCACTCAATTCGATCATGCAAGGCGTTAGAGATAAACTGTTTCTAGCATCCTTGGACAAGAACCCGCCTACTACTCTGGCCAAGTTCATGGCCCGGTTAAACAAGTACGCGGATGTCGAGGAAACCCGGATGATGCGCGAAGCCGCCCAAAATGCAAAAGTCCTGGTTAAAGAGTTAGCAAAGAAAGAAGTTGACTCGACCAGTAAAAAGAAGCGTAAAGATGATCAAACACGTGATGAGTGTAAGTCAGGCAAACGGCCAGACTGCAAGTTTTCAATGTATACCCCGCTCAATAAGCCGCAAGAGCAAATTTTGATGGAAATTAAGGGCGAAGGATTCGTTAACTGGCCAGATAGGCTCTGA